The sequence ACCACATCTACATCATGTCCACACAGTCCGTTGACGTTGATGCCACACTCCCCATTCAGTATGCGACGACGCTCATCCTGCTCTTGTTGACATTTACTCTGAACTTCAGCGCTATTTTTCTTAGAGCCCATATCAGAAGGAAGAGAGGCGCGTTAAAATAAGAAAACCGATGATAGACAAAGAAAGAATTAAGATCGAAACGAAATCTCTCAATGTATACTACAGGAACTTCCGCGCGGTTAAGAACGTCAGCGTTCTGATTCCCGAGAAGAAGATAACGGCTCTCATCGGTCCCTCAGGCTGTGGGAAGTCCACTTTCATCAGGACGCTCAACCGAATGGTCGAAGTGATTCCTGAGACTCAGGTGGAAGGAGAGGTTCTCCTGGATGGCGAAAACATATACGGAAACGGGATCGACGTTCCTTCCTTGAGAAGACGGGTGGGAATGGTCTTTCAATCGTTCAATCCATTCCCCAAATCGATTTTCGAGAACGTCGCCTACGGGTTGAGGATATCCGGAGAGAGAGACTACAAGATCCTCAGCAGTGTCGTGGAGGAGACATTGAAGAAAGCGGCTCTCTGGGAGGAAGTCCACGACAAACTGGATCATTCCGCCCTCGCCCTATCCGGCGGGCAGCAGCAGAGGCTTTGCATCGCCCGGGCCCTCGCCGTCGAACCGGAAGTTCTTCTGCTTGACGAGCCATGTTCCGCACTGGACCCCATCGCCACGGCGAAGA is a genomic window of Acidobacteriota bacterium containing:
- the pstB gene encoding phosphate ABC transporter ATP-binding protein PstB, which gives rise to MIDKERIKIETKSLNVYYRNFRAVKNVSVLIPEKKITALIGPSGCGKSTFIRTLNRMVEVIPETQVEGEVLLDGENIYGNGIDVPSLRRRVGMVFQSFNPFPKSIFENVAYGLRISGERDYKILSSVVEETLKKAALWEEVHDKLDHSALALSGGQQQRLCIARALAVEPEVLLLDEPCSALDPIATAKIEELLNSLKKGYTIVIVTHNMQQAARISDYSGFFLLGELIEFNETPIIFTTPRDKRTEDYITGRFG